The following proteins come from a genomic window of Peptoniphilus equinus:
- the nrdG gene encoding anaerobic ribonucleoside-triphosphate reductase activating protein → MRYGQIRQFDVANGPGIRTTFFVTGCTHRCPECFNGEYQDFNYGEVWTDTETELVITYLNSDLVDGLTILGGEPFQNTEELLPIVSAIRQATDKSIWIYSGYTFETLVQEPKQRQLLALCDVLVDGLFIHTLKNLRLRFRGSSNQRILDIQKSLQNDSPEVLPEFQND, encoded by the coding sequence ATGCGTTACGGTCAAATCCGTCAATTCGACGTCGCCAACGGCCCCGGAATCCGCACGACATTCTTTGTCACAGGATGTACTCACCGCTGTCCGGAGTGTTTTAACGGTGAATATCAAGATTTCAATTACGGTGAGGTATGGACCGATACAGAAACGGAGCTGGTCATTACCTATTTGAACTCCGACTTGGTCGATGGACTGACCATTCTCGGCGGCGAGCCGTTTCAAAATACGGAGGAACTTCTACCGATCGTTTCAGCTATCCGACAAGCCACGGATAAATCCATCTGGATTTACTCCGGTTACACTTTCGAAACACTGGTGCAAGAGCCCAAGCAGCGACAACTTCTCGCCCTTTGCGACGTTTTGGTCGACGGTCTTTTCATTCATACGCTAAAAAACTTACGCCTCAGGTTTCGCGGCTCCTCCAATCAACGGATATTGGACATACAAAAATCGTTGCAAAACGACAGTCCTGAAGTCCTGCCTGAATTTCAAAACGATTAA
- a CDS encoding Na/Pi cotransporter family protein: MGSTFTLANIQWHNIAGGLALFLFGIKLMGDSLTNFAGTKIRTYIERYTSNPIMAIFVGVLMTGIMQSSSATTVIAISLVRAGLMSLEQAIGITLGANIGTTVTSILIGFDLDYYAYFIILIGVFMYMLASKKQMSYAGEIIIGFGLLFIGLNLMGDALKELKNLPGFERIVVSMSSTPVFGALVGAIITGVIQSSSAIVGIVQTLYATDAVPLTAALGLVFGANIGTTVTALLASIGASLSARRTSLFHLLFNISVSIVFIILIYPYQSLLLLIADKFELNKLMTIAVGHFMFNFIGMLIFLPFINHISKILNKILPGKDELAINYGRVELDDAMIKTFPAGALKQARLAIESASDLALQTLTTSKELLITGDKKYFEKVNQIEDLVNQQDTEIATYLLQISKEDLSPDLILEYSIDIQVQKNFERVSDLAQNLAEYYNSIYDVGEKVPEDAMEELLDIYELITHIYVNAVEVFKTKDAALFETMKEDENNLNLLEYQLRESHFTRLTTRHVKATVMTSLFVDIISTLERIGDHAFNIAQITFKPIKTHSEKKDTKQTIDAAPSKN, translated from the coding sequence ATGGGATCAACCTTTACGCTGGCCAATATTCAGTGGCATAACATTGCCGGAGGCCTGGCTTTATTTTTGTTCGGCATTAAACTTATGGGTGACAGTTTAACTAACTTTGCCGGCACAAAAATCCGCACCTATATTGAACGTTATACATCTAACCCTATTATGGCTATTTTTGTCGGCGTACTGATGACAGGGATTATGCAATCGTCATCCGCTACAACCGTTATTGCCATTTCGCTGGTCCGTGCAGGCTTAATGAGTTTGGAACAAGCCATCGGTATTACCCTCGGCGCCAATATCGGTACCACCGTCACTTCCATCCTCATCGGTTTTGATTTGGATTACTATGCGTATTTCATCATACTTATCGGCGTATTTATGTATATGCTGGCATCTAAAAAACAGATGTCTTATGCCGGTGAAATCATCATCGGATTCGGACTGCTCTTCATCGGCCTAAATCTCATGGGTGACGCGCTAAAAGAACTGAAAAATCTGCCTGGCTTCGAACGCATTGTGGTCAGTATGAGCTCCACACCGGTCTTCGGTGCACTTGTCGGGGCCATCATTACCGGTGTCATACAATCCTCCAGTGCCATTGTAGGTATTGTTCAAACTCTCTATGCCACCGATGCCGTCCCTCTGACTGCGGCACTGGGTCTGGTATTTGGCGCCAACATCGGCACCACGGTTACGGCACTGCTCGCATCTATTGGAGCAAGTCTCTCCGCACGCCGAACATCTCTGTTCCACTTGCTGTTTAACATTTCCGTGTCCATTGTCTTTATTATTTTAATTTATCCCTATCAGTCGCTGCTCCTGCTCATCGCCGACAAATTTGAGCTCAACAAGCTGATGACCATCGCTGTGGGACACTTTATGTTTAACTTTATAGGGATGTTGATCTTCTTGCCTTTTATCAATCATATTAGCAAGATCCTCAACAAGATCTTGCCGGGCAAAGATGAACTTGCCATTAACTATGGCCGCGTGGAACTGGACGATGCCATGATTAAAACCTTCCCTGCCGGTGCTTTGAAGCAAGCGCGCCTTGCCATTGAATCCGCATCGGATTTAGCACTCCAAACCTTGACGACGTCGAAAGAGCTTTTAATCACCGGTGACAAAAAGTACTTTGAAAAGGTTAATCAAATTGAAGATTTGGTCAATCAACAGGATACTGAGATTGCCACGTATCTATTGCAAATTTCTAAAGAGGATCTCTCACCGGATTTAATTTTGGAATATTCAATAGATATTCAAGTTCAAAAGAACTTTGAACGTGTGTCGGACTTAGCGCAAAACCTAGCCGAATATTACAACAGTATTTATGACGTGGGCGAAAAAGTCCCTGAAGATGCCATGGAAGAGCTCCTCGACATTTACGAACTGATCACCCACATCTATGTCAATGCCGTGGAAGTTTTTAAAACCAAAGACGCCGCACTTTTTGAAACCATGAAAGAGGATGAAAATAATTTAAACCTCCTGGAGTACCAACTTCGCGAGTCCCATTTCACCCGTCTTACCACTCGCCACGTCAAGGCGACTGTCATGACTTCCCTCTTTGTAGATATTATTTCAACGCTGGAGCGTATCGGTGACCACGCCTTTAACATTGCACAAATCACCTTTAAACCGATCAAAACCCACTCGGAAAAGAAGGACACGAAACAAACCATCGATGCAGCGCCTTCGAAAAACTAA
- a CDS encoding RidA family protein yields the protein MKILATEKAPAAVGPYCQGVVTGNLVYTSGQLPLVPETGELVSDDIKKATLQSLNNVKAIVEEAGSSVEKIVKVNIFLDNIDDFAAVNEVYAEFFGEHKPARSCVEVAKLPKNGLLEIEAIAEL from the coding sequence ATGAAAATTTTAGCTACAGAAAAAGCACCTGCAGCAGTAGGCCCATATTGCCAAGGTGTCGTAACGGGTAATCTGGTATACACTTCCGGTCAATTGCCATTGGTTCCTGAAACAGGTGAACTTGTCAGTGATGATATTAAAAAAGCAACCCTTCAATCTTTGAACAATGTGAAAGCTATTGTTGAAGAAGCAGGCTCAAGCGTTGAAAAAATTGTTAAAGTGAATATCTTTTTAGATAATATTGATGATTTTGCTGCTGTCAACGAAGTTTATGCAGAATTCTTCGGCGAGCACAAACCAGCTCGTTCATGTGTTGAAGTTGCCAAACTTCCTAAGAACGGCTTACTTGAAATTGAAGCTATTGCTGAACTGTAA
- the rsfS gene encoding ribosome silencing factor, with translation MVEDKLKIIQDACENKKGVDIKVLDIKRMSSIADYFVIVSGNSSTQVGALADDIEDKMEAAGYHATNLEGKNSLRWILLDFDDIIVHVFHKDEREYYNIERLWTDDSVHETKED, from the coding sequence ATGGTCGAAGATAAATTAAAAATCATTCAAGACGCCTGCGAGAATAAAAAGGGCGTGGACATTAAAGTTTTGGATATCAAAAGGATGTCGTCTATTGCAGACTACTTTGTCATCGTCAGTGGGAACTCTTCCACACAAGTCGGTGCATTAGCTGATGACATTGAAGACAAGATGGAAGCAGCCGGATATCATGCTACAAATTTAGAAGGGAAGAACTCTCTGCGTTGGATTCTCTTGGATTTTGATGATATAATAGTTCATGTATTCCATAAAGATGAACGTGAATACTATAACATTGAACGTCTATGGACAGATGATTCAGTTCATGAAACTAAGGAGGATTAA
- a CDS encoding LCP family protein translates to MGRFFKAFFATLFILIILFIGSIGFFILKNHIENPSDFFNEILNDSSGRETFLLIGVDSKDRNSTETLNGIRSDTIMVVSMDTHTGQTSMVSVPRDTYAAIEGHGKQKINHAYHFGGPELTLQTVNNALGTDIRYYVVMDYEFVKKVTDIVGGVNVDVPIDMEYNDEYSDPPLHINLKKGPQNLNGDEAIQFLRFRKGYANQDLGRVEAQQQFAGAFLDRLKEPKTLLKAPLLLQAYEQYTNTDLPFSSVVKIGKNVGSFSLDNISTSTLPGVPGYRNKISYFFLNDDDTDALLRELHIKGE, encoded by the coding sequence ATGGGACGGTTTTTTAAGGCGTTTTTCGCCACACTTTTTATACTGATCATACTGTTTATCGGGTCGATCGGTTTCTTTATTTTGAAAAATCACATTGAGAATCCTTCCGATTTCTTCAATGAAATTTTAAATGATTCATCTGGTCGGGAAACTTTTTTACTTATCGGTGTCGACAGTAAAGACAGAAATTCCACAGAGACTTTAAACGGGATCCGCTCCGATACCATTATGGTTGTGAGCATGGATACCCACACGGGACAGACCAGTATGGTCTCTGTACCGCGAGATACCTACGCCGCCATAGAAGGCCACGGCAAGCAAAAAATCAACCATGCCTATCACTTTGGAGGGCCGGAGCTCACCTTACAGACCGTGAACAACGCATTGGGTACGGACATCCGCTACTATGTGGTCATGGACTATGAGTTTGTCAAGAAAGTGACGGACATTGTTGGCGGCGTGAATGTGGATGTACCTATAGATATGGAATATAACGATGAATACTCCGATCCGCCGCTTCACATCAATCTGAAAAAAGGGCCTCAAAACCTGAATGGGGATGAAGCCATTCAATTTCTTCGTTTCAGGAAAGGTTATGCCAATCAGGATTTAGGTCGTGTGGAGGCACAACAACAATTTGCAGGTGCATTTCTGGATAGACTGAAAGAGCCGAAGACACTCTTAAAGGCGCCGCTGTTGCTTCAGGCATACGAACAGTACACCAACACCGATTTGCCGTTCTCCAGTGTGGTTAAGATAGGGAAAAATGTAGGAAGTTTCAGCCTGGACAATATCAGTACCTCGACACTTCCCGGAGTGCCGGGATACCGAAATAAAATTTCTTATTTCTTTTTGAACGATGATGACACGGATGCACTCTTACGGGAACTACACATTAAAGGAGAATAA